One segment of Brassica napus cultivar Da-Ae chromosome C3, Da-Ae, whole genome shotgun sequence DNA contains the following:
- the LOC125575678 gene encoding serine/arginine-rich splicing factor SR45a-like isoform X1 encodes MADSPNEERDSRSPPPPRKEQPRSRSRSRPRSRSLPRHVSPSRNRGRSRSRSRGRSEIENPGTTLYVTGLSTRVTEKDLEAYFSKEGKVASCVLVLEPRTRESRGFAFVTMDSVKDAERCIKYLNHSVLEGRYITVERSRRKRPRTPTPGHYLGLKSSRDNDRDSRSSRGRHYDRDDSGHRRSPPRRDLSPRDHGRRSPRDHGRSSRRDRSYSPRGRSPERRSERRYQPRGSR; translated from the exons ATG GCGGATTCTCCCAACGAAGAAAG GGACTCACGATCTCCTCCTCCACCCCGAAAAGAACAACCAAGATCTAGGTCCAGGTCCAGGCCGAGGTCAAGATCTTTGCCAAGGCATGTATCTCCATCAAGAAACCGTGGAAG GTCGAGGTCAAGAAGCCGTGGAAG GTCTGAAATTGAAAACCCTGGTACCACTCTCTATGTGACCGGCTTATCAACAAGAGTCACAGAAAAGGATCTTGAAGCATATTTCTCCAAGGAAGGAAAG GTTGCGTCCTGCGTTCTAGTGCTGGAGCCGCGCACCCGCGAGTCTCGTGGTTTTGCCTTTGTCACGATGGATAGTGTTAAAGACGCTGAGCGGTGCATTAAGTATCTCAACCATTCTGTACTAGAAGGCCGATACATAACTGTCGAAAGG TCCCGAAGAAAGCGCCCGAGAACTCCCACCCCAGGCCACTATCTTGGCTTAAAAAGCTCCAGAGACAATG ACCGAGATAGCCGTAGCAGTCGAGGGAGGCACTACGATCGTGATGATTCTGGACACCGTAGGTCACCACCAAGACGCGACTTATCACCTCGTGATCATGGAAGGAGGTCACCTCGTGATCATGGAAGAAGCTCTAGAAGAGATCGGTCTTACTCTCCTCGTGGAAGAAGCCCAGAGAGAAGGTCCGAGAGAAGGTATCAACCTCGTGGCTCGAGATGA
- the LOC125575678 gene encoding serine/arginine-rich splicing factor SR45a-like isoform X2: protein MADSPNEERDSRSPPPPRKEQPRSRSRSRPRSRSLPRHVSPSRNRGRSEIENPGTTLYVTGLSTRVTEKDLEAYFSKEGKVASCVLVLEPRTRESRGFAFVTMDSVKDAERCIKYLNHSVLEGRYITVERSRRKRPRTPTPGHYLGLKSSRDNDRDSRSSRGRHYDRDDSGHRRSPPRRDLSPRDHGRRSPRDHGRSSRRDRSYSPRGRSPERRSERRYQPRGSR, encoded by the exons ATG GCGGATTCTCCCAACGAAGAAAG GGACTCACGATCTCCTCCTCCACCCCGAAAAGAACAACCAAGATCTAGGTCCAGGTCCAGGCCGAGGTCAAGATCTTTGCCAAGGCATGTATCTCCATCAAGAAACCGTGGAAG GTCTGAAATTGAAAACCCTGGTACCACTCTCTATGTGACCGGCTTATCAACAAGAGTCACAGAAAAGGATCTTGAAGCATATTTCTCCAAGGAAGGAAAG GTTGCGTCCTGCGTTCTAGTGCTGGAGCCGCGCACCCGCGAGTCTCGTGGTTTTGCCTTTGTCACGATGGATAGTGTTAAAGACGCTGAGCGGTGCATTAAGTATCTCAACCATTCTGTACTAGAAGGCCGATACATAACTGTCGAAAGG TCCCGAAGAAAGCGCCCGAGAACTCCCACCCCAGGCCACTATCTTGGCTTAAAAAGCTCCAGAGACAATG ACCGAGATAGCCGTAGCAGTCGAGGGAGGCACTACGATCGTGATGATTCTGGACACCGTAGGTCACCACCAAGACGCGACTTATCACCTCGTGATCATGGAAGGAGGTCACCTCGTGATCATGGAAGAAGCTCTAGAAGAGATCGGTCTTACTCTCCTCGTGGAAGAAGCCCAGAGAGAAGGTCCGAGAGAAGGTATCAACCTCGTGGCTCGAGATGA
- the LOC125575032 gene encoding phospholipase D delta-like isoform X2 — protein sequence MAENVSEDVILLHGDLDLKIVQARRLPNRDTFSERMRRCFKPCNSCIKPTTDDYDGEASSDDDDENIRGLPRNTSDPYVTVSVPQATLARTHVLKNASDPVWNRHFKVSVAHPLSYLKLKVKDYDVSGAQTIGTVRIPVQQIASGERISGWFPVLGRSGKPPKKETALHIDLKFTPFDKIQPKTTLGVMGTYFPLRKGSQVKLYQDAHVMDGMLPEIRLENGEVYQHGKCWEDICHAICEAHHMIYIVGWSVFHKVQLVREPTRVLPRGGDLTLGELLKYKSEEGVRVLLLVWDDKSSRDKFGISTPGVMGTHDEETRKFFNHSSVKCILSPRYASNKLGLFKQQVVGTLFTHHQKCVLVDTQAVGSNRKVTAFIGGIDLCDGRYDTPEHRIFHDLDTVFKDDFHNPTFPSGAIAPRQPWHDMHCRLDGPAAYDVLINFEQRWRKATRWKEFNLNGKTLWQDDSLLRIGRISWILNPKFKYRIDGVSHVPEDDPIVYVSNEDNPENWHVQVFRSIDSGSVKGFLKFENDAEALHLEYDKRLVVDKSIQTAYIQIIRSAQHFIYIENQYFLGSSYAWLDYNDAGADNLIPMELALKITSKIRAKERFAVYVVIPMWPEGDPKSGPMQEILYWQSQTMQMMYDVIARELKSVQSNAHPLDYLNFYCLGKREQFPDHDMPATNVSAV from the exons ATGGCCGAGAACGTCTCAGAGGATGTGATCCTTTTACACGGCGACCTCGATTTGAAAATTGTTCAAGCGAGGAGGCTACCTAACAGGGATACCTTCTCCGAACGTATGCGCCGTTGCTTCAAGCCTTGTAACTCCTGTATTAAACCTACTACAGACGACTATGACGGCGAAGCGAGTTCCGATGACGACGACGAGAACATCCGTGGCCTCCCGAGGAATACCAGCGATCCTTACGTCACCGTGTCCGTCCCGCAAGCTACTCTTGCTCGGACGCACGTTTTGAAAAACGCTTCGGATCCTGTTTGGAACCGGCATTTTAAAGTTTCCGTGGCGCATCCCCTGTCTTATCTCAAGTTGAAAGTCAAGGACTACGATGTCTCCGGTGCACAAACAATTGGCACTGTCCGTATCCCGGTTCAGCAAATCGCTTCTGGCGAACGCATTTCGGGATGGTTTCCTGTCCTTGGCCGCTCAGGAAAGCCGCCAAAGAAGGAAACCGCTCTCCATATTGATTTGAAATTTACTCCGTTCGATAAAATCCAACCCAAGACGACGCTTGGTGTTATGGGGACTTACTTCCCTTTGAGGAAAGGAAGTCAGGTGAAGCTTTACCAAGACGCTCACGTGATGGACGGAATGTTACCGGAGATTCGGTTGGAGAACGGGGAAGTTTATCAACACGGGAAATGCTGGGAAGATATATGTCATGCTATTTGTGAGGCTCACCATATGATTTACATTGTTGGCTGGTCTGTCTTCCACAAGGTTCAGCTGGTTAGGGAACCTACAAGGGTTCTGCCTAGAGGTGGTGATTTGACGCTTGGAGAGCTGCTGAAATACAAATCGGAAGAAGGTGTTCGAGTTTTGCTACTTGTATGGGACGATAAGAGTTCTCGTGATAAGTTTGGGATAAGCACG CCAGGAGTTATGGGGACACATGATGAAGAGACTAGAAAGTTTTTCAATCATTCTTCTGTTAAATGTATATTGTCACCTCGTTATGCCAGCAATAAGCTTGGGTTGTTCAAACAACAG GTGGTTGGCACTCTCTTCACGCACCATCAGAAGTGTGTTCTTGTAGACACTCAAGCTGTTGGTAGTAATCGCAAAGTAACAGCTTTTATTGGAGGGATCGATCTTTGTGACGGCCGCTATGACACACCTGAGCACCGGATATTTCACGATCTTGACACTGTATTTAAGGATGATTTTCACAATCCTACATTTCCA AGTGGTGCCATAGCTCCAAGACAACCTTGGCACGATATGCATTGTAGGCTAGATGGGCCTGCGGCATATGATGTTCTCATAAACTTTGAGCAACGGTGGAGAAAAGCGACACGATGGAAAGAGTTTAACTTAAATGGGAAAACTCTCTGGCAAGATGATTCTTTGTTACGGATAGGACGTATATCATGGATACTAAATCCAAAGTTCAAATATCGGATAGATGGTGTTTCACATGTTCCAGAGGACGATCCGATTGTTTATGTTTCTAATGAAGATAATCCTGAGAACTGGCATGTTCAGGTGTTCCGTTCTATCGACTCAGGATCCGTGAAAGGatttctaaaatttgaaaatgatgCCGAGGCCCTG CATCTAGAATATGACAAGCGTCTTGTAGTTGATAAAAGTATCCAGACTGCGTACATCCAGATAATCAGATCTGCTCAGCATTTCATATATATCGAGAATCAGTATTTTCTTGGTTCTTCTTATGCTTGGCTTGATTATAACGATGCAG GAGCTGACAATCTTATTCCTATGGAGTTGGCACTAAAGATTACTAGTAAAATTAGAGCTAAAGAAAGATTTGCTGTCTATGTCGTCATACCAATGTGGCCTGAAGGCGACCCAAAGTCGGGACCTATGCAAGAAATTTTATATTGGCAG AGCCAAACTATGCAGATGATGTATGATGTTATAGCACGAGAACTTAAGTCGGTGCAGTCAAATGCGCATCCTCTAGATTACCTTAACTTTTACTGCCTTGGTAAACGAGAACAATTTCCAGATCATGATATGCCAGCAACCAATGTGAGTGCGGTATAG
- the LOC125575032 gene encoding phospholipase D delta-like isoform X1: MAENVSEDVILLHGDLDLKIVQARRLPNRDTFSERMRRCFKPCNSCIKPTTDDYDGEASSDDDDENIRGLPRNTSDPYVTVSVPQATLARTHVLKNASDPVWNRHFKVSVAHPLSYLKLKVKDYDVSGAQTIGTVRIPVQQIASGERISGWFPVLGRSGKPPKKETALHIDLKFTPFDKIQPKTTLGVMGTYFPLRKGSQVKLYQDAHVMDGMLPEIRLENGEVYQHGKCWEDICHAICEAHHMIYIVGWSVFHKVQLVREPTRVLPRGGDLTLGELLKYKSEEGVRVLLLVWDDKSSRDKFGISTPGVMGTHDEETRKFFNHSSVKCILSPRYASNKLGLFKQQASTSLHCLYVVGTLFTHHQKCVLVDTQAVGSNRKVTAFIGGIDLCDGRYDTPEHRIFHDLDTVFKDDFHNPTFPSGAIAPRQPWHDMHCRLDGPAAYDVLINFEQRWRKATRWKEFNLNGKTLWQDDSLLRIGRISWILNPKFKYRIDGVSHVPEDDPIVYVSNEDNPENWHVQVFRSIDSGSVKGFLKFENDAEALHLEYDKRLVVDKSIQTAYIQIIRSAQHFIYIENQYFLGSSYAWLDYNDAGADNLIPMELALKITSKIRAKERFAVYVVIPMWPEGDPKSGPMQEILYWQSQTMQMMYDVIARELKSVQSNAHPLDYLNFYCLGKREQFPDHDMPATNVTDSYKFKRFMIYVHAKGMVVDDEYVLMGSANINQRSMAGTKDTEIAMGAYQPHHTWANKGKHPRGQVYGYRMSLWAEHLGKTGDEFVEPGDLECVKNVNEIAERNWRKFIDSEFSELQGHLIKYPLHVDIDGNVISLPGYDSFPDVGGKIIGDHSKAIPDTLTT; encoded by the exons ATGGCCGAGAACGTCTCAGAGGATGTGATCCTTTTACACGGCGACCTCGATTTGAAAATTGTTCAAGCGAGGAGGCTACCTAACAGGGATACCTTCTCCGAACGTATGCGCCGTTGCTTCAAGCCTTGTAACTCCTGTATTAAACCTACTACAGACGACTATGACGGCGAAGCGAGTTCCGATGACGACGACGAGAACATCCGTGGCCTCCCGAGGAATACCAGCGATCCTTACGTCACCGTGTCCGTCCCGCAAGCTACTCTTGCTCGGACGCACGTTTTGAAAAACGCTTCGGATCCTGTTTGGAACCGGCATTTTAAAGTTTCCGTGGCGCATCCCCTGTCTTATCTCAAGTTGAAAGTCAAGGACTACGATGTCTCCGGTGCACAAACAATTGGCACTGTCCGTATCCCGGTTCAGCAAATCGCTTCTGGCGAACGCATTTCGGGATGGTTTCCTGTCCTTGGCCGCTCAGGAAAGCCGCCAAAGAAGGAAACCGCTCTCCATATTGATTTGAAATTTACTCCGTTCGATAAAATCCAACCCAAGACGACGCTTGGTGTTATGGGGACTTACTTCCCTTTGAGGAAAGGAAGTCAGGTGAAGCTTTACCAAGACGCTCACGTGATGGACGGAATGTTACCGGAGATTCGGTTGGAGAACGGGGAAGTTTATCAACACGGGAAATGCTGGGAAGATATATGTCATGCTATTTGTGAGGCTCACCATATGATTTACATTGTTGGCTGGTCTGTCTTCCACAAGGTTCAGCTGGTTAGGGAACCTACAAGGGTTCTGCCTAGAGGTGGTGATTTGACGCTTGGAGAGCTGCTGAAATACAAATCGGAAGAAGGTGTTCGAGTTTTGCTACTTGTATGGGACGATAAGAGTTCTCGTGATAAGTTTGGGATAAGCACG CCAGGAGTTATGGGGACACATGATGAAGAGACTAGAAAGTTTTTCAATCATTCTTCTGTTAAATGTATATTGTCACCTCGTTATGCCAGCAATAAGCTTGGGTTGTTCAAACAACAGGCAAGTACTTCTCTTCATTGTTTATAT GTGGTTGGCACTCTCTTCACGCACCATCAGAAGTGTGTTCTTGTAGACACTCAAGCTGTTGGTAGTAATCGCAAAGTAACAGCTTTTATTGGAGGGATCGATCTTTGTGACGGCCGCTATGACACACCTGAGCACCGGATATTTCACGATCTTGACACTGTATTTAAGGATGATTTTCACAATCCTACATTTCCA AGTGGTGCCATAGCTCCAAGACAACCTTGGCACGATATGCATTGTAGGCTAGATGGGCCTGCGGCATATGATGTTCTCATAAACTTTGAGCAACGGTGGAGAAAAGCGACACGATGGAAAGAGTTTAACTTAAATGGGAAAACTCTCTGGCAAGATGATTCTTTGTTACGGATAGGACGTATATCATGGATACTAAATCCAAAGTTCAAATATCGGATAGATGGTGTTTCACATGTTCCAGAGGACGATCCGATTGTTTATGTTTCTAATGAAGATAATCCTGAGAACTGGCATGTTCAGGTGTTCCGTTCTATCGACTCAGGATCCGTGAAAGGatttctaaaatttgaaaatgatgCCGAGGCCCTG CATCTAGAATATGACAAGCGTCTTGTAGTTGATAAAAGTATCCAGACTGCGTACATCCAGATAATCAGATCTGCTCAGCATTTCATATATATCGAGAATCAGTATTTTCTTGGTTCTTCTTATGCTTGGCTTGATTATAACGATGCAG GAGCTGACAATCTTATTCCTATGGAGTTGGCACTAAAGATTACTAGTAAAATTAGAGCTAAAGAAAGATTTGCTGTCTATGTCGTCATACCAATGTGGCCTGAAGGCGACCCAAAGTCGGGACCTATGCAAGAAATTTTATATTGGCAG AGCCAAACTATGCAGATGATGTATGATGTTATAGCACGAGAACTTAAGTCGGTGCAGTCAAATGCGCATCCTCTAGATTACCTTAACTTTTACTGCCTTGGTAAACGAGAACAATTTCCAGATCATGATATGCCAGCAACCAAT GTTACGGATTCTTATAAGTTCAAGCGTTTCATGATCTATGTGCATGCAAAGGGGATGGTAGTAGATGATGAATATGTACTTATGGGATCTGCGAATATCAACCAAAGATCTATGGCTGGCACGAAAGATACCGAGATAGCCATGGGTGCATATCAACCCCATCATACATGGGCTAACAAGGGAAAACACCCACGTGGGCAG GTGTATGGGTATAGGATGTCACTATGGGCAGAGCATTTAGGCAAAACTGGAGATGAGTTTGTGGAGCCCGGTGATCTAGAATGTGTCAAGAACGTTAACGAAATCGCTGAAAGGAACTGGAGAAAGTTCATAGATTCGGAGTTCTCAGAGCTGCAAGGTCACTTGATTAAGTATCCTCTGCACGTAGACATTGATGGTAATGTGATCTCTCTTCCAGGTTACGACAGTTTCCCAGATGTTGGTGGTAAGATCATTGGAGATCATTCTAAGGCTATCCCTGATACTCTAACCACGTAA